From Sphingobium sp. RAC03, a single genomic window includes:
- a CDS encoding acyl-CoA thioesterase, whose amino-acid sequence MSNAIPHQYPIGIDAADIDFMGHVNNASYLKWVQEAVLDHWRALAPSEAVAGHLWVALKHEITYRKPTFLDDDVIATVLLEKVQGARAFYETIIRRGEEVLAEVKSSWCCIDASSLRPARLTRDVIDHFFAPDEKKATQ is encoded by the coding sequence GTGAGTAACGCGATTCCCCATCAATATCCCATCGGCATCGATGCCGCCGACATCGACTTCATGGGTCATGTCAACAATGCCAGCTACCTCAAATGGGTGCAGGAAGCCGTGCTGGACCATTGGCGCGCTTTGGCCCCGTCGGAGGCCGTCGCCGGGCACCTCTGGGTCGCGCTCAAGCATGAAATCACCTATCGCAAACCCACCTTCCTCGACGACGACGTGATCGCCACCGTGTTGCTGGAAAAGGTGCAGGGCGCACGCGCCTTCTACGAAACCATCATCCGTCGCGGTGAAGAAGTGCTGGCCGAAGTCAAATCCAGCTGGTGCTGCATAGACGCCAGCAGCCTGCGCCCCGCGCGACTGACCCGCGACGTCATCGACCACTTCTTCGCCCCGGACGAAAAAAAGGCCACGCAATAG